Proteins co-encoded in one Kutzneria chonburiensis genomic window:
- a CDS encoding non-ribosomal peptide synthetase, with translation MTTSRQSRIDALPAELREQLRRRLAGRAKASDGIPRADRHSALPLSYAQQRLWFLDELRPGESEYNSAVALRLSGSLDVAALEQAIGALVARHESLRTTVSVVDGVAVQSIADTVDVPLRVIAEPADLDEVLADEYSRPFDLRKGPLLRALLIRLAAEDHVLLLTAHHVVTDGASMGIMIDELGRLYGGATLAELTVQYADYAVWQRGRALDKHLEYWTSRLAGVEPLELPTDRPRPAVRTSAGAVHDFRLPATLSARLTELAREHDTTLYAVLVAACQLLLARYTGRSDIAVGSVVNVRNRPELERMVGFFVNTVVLRSTVDDEVSFGDFLAQVRETVLASLAHAEAPFDKVVEAMRLERDPSRNPLFDVLVLLHGASDAAPEFGALSVEPIDVSRRSATFDLSFEFQDTPDGLAGSVEYSTDLFDEDTVARMTEHLSTLLMEITSVRRVGDLPIVTVGERTRLLVEANDTALDVTASSIVEVFEDTVRTAPTARALVFQDTEFTYAELNARVNRLAHHLITLGAGPERVIALALPRSAELVIAMLAVFKTGAVYLPVDRGLPKDRVDLLLRDAGTTLVVVAEDDTTTPVVGGRVVLSEADGQHETNPDRPVRTDSTAYIIYTSGSTGTPKGVAVEHRNLVNLLFNHRNDFAAGRRLRVATTAVFSFDTSLEGPVLLADGHELHVIDDETRMDADALVDYVARNGIDFLDLTPTYLRQLLPAGLLTDPRHRPGVLMLGGEALSDELWQELSAVDGTTAHNFYGPTECTVDALSCVVAGDQSSLGRPLRNMQAYVLDDYLRPVPTGVVGELCLAGAQVARGYLNRPGLTADRFVANPFGDGRLYRTGDLVRWRADGRLEYIGRADDQVKIRGFRIEPGEIEAALLRLPEVTEAAVVVRDNRLVGYVVGDASSLRERLRESLPDYMVPAVFVQLERLPVSSTGKLDRNALPAPVVQTAEWVAPRTDNERLLAEIWAGVLGSERVGVQDNFFALGGDSILSIQVVSRARAAGLRLTSRDLFTHQTIAELALVVRSSADVAVPVIEGPAPLTPIQHWFFETYGPLNHFTMSMLLELPSDVDRDRLSTAIDTVIAEHEALRTRFTCAEGVWRQEPTAAPTGVLETGTEISRDGLDITTGRMVKAIFIPGETPLLFLAVHHLAVDGVSLRLLLGDIEAAYEGRPSEPTGTAFTQWSHRLNGHTFDEDLPYWQQIPAAEPLPTDYVGENIAGSTRTISVGLGRDETDALLHKVPDVYRTQVNDVLLSALGQALAEWTGRDDVLIALEGHGREDLFDGVDLSRTIGWFTTQFPVALTIPGGHDWDRTLKSVKEQLRAVPQRGLSYEALRYLGGHSLPPLPGICFNYHGQWESGAAGLFRGQRETPGFELAPDERNAYLLDVAGAVEGGELTLTWLYSDNLYDRQTVRRLADGMLRALREIIGHCAWPLAGGRTPSDFPLARLDQSTVDELVGDGRNVEDIYPLTPLQAGMLFHSLVEPEIYVDQARMVLDGIADPAAFGAAWQAVVDRTPALRTRLAWDGLDEPVQIVQRHVTVPISYQDSDDTDLDLTQAPLMRLAIVPLGGDRVRLTWTSHHIMLDGWSLGQVLEEVCAQYGGQVATVRRPFRDYLSWLAAQDSSSAETYWREALAGFEAPTPLPYDRQPAQAHQARSAQSVQVTLSEDQSNRLREFAQRNGLTVNTVVQGAWALLLARQSGSDDVVFGTTVSGRPDDLPGVESMIGMFINTIPTRVQVRSQDRLVPWLREVQDRQTEARRHDFVALGKLRAYSDVPAGQSLFDSMVAFENYPFDERAGVAVRHVEATDSTNFPVVLRAFLDRRLTFELATDPDLFDVRTARTLAARLETLIVNFTDDELRNLPWMSDAERHDVLAGWQGTAVDLPAPTITSLFAVQVKATPNAVAVTSEGTSLSYSDLNARANRLAHKLIAEGAGPETFVALCLPRTADLVIAVLAVLKSGAAYLPIDPDYPQDRISRMVEDSGALLTLTSVDADDQPSTDPVITVAPESPAYLIYTSGSTGVPKGVVVTHANVTRLFASTRDLFSFDGNDVWTLFHSYAFDFSVWELWGPLLHGGRLVVVPHAISRSPRDFLRLLVDERVTVLNQTPSAFYQLEPVEGLALRYVIFGGEALDARRLEAWWGRVELVNMYGITETTVHVTHRALDAAAGNTIGVGLPDLRVYVLDADLNPVPPGVIGEMYVAGAGLARGYLNRPGLTASRFIANPFMPGTRMYRTGDLARWRADGELEYFGRADHQVKIRGFRIELGEIEAALLTSPQVSATAVIPREDTPGHHRLVAYVVGEAADLREHLAKSLPDHMIPAAFVEVDEIPLTRNGKLDRRALPAPEVVSRGYVAPVTEEQRTIAAIWADTLGVERVGLEDNYFELGGDSILSIRITSRLRAEFGVEVSPRVLFTAPTVAALADALPATSEVTVIPAVPRDGELPLSYAQQRLWFLHQFEPDSTEYTTVFAVRLLGALDVSRLRTALTTLIARHESLRTTISDRPSLVVHPPYEAEFTDVEGPFDLVNGPLLRIRLTSASPRAHELVLSMHHIITDGWSIGILVDELSALYNGLELPPTGIQYADFAAWQRDQDLDGQLTFWRSRLRDVPALELPTDRPRPATQTHNGAAIEFDLPTVRLADCTLFMTLVAACQALLARWTGQDDIAVGTVTSGRDNAQLERVVGMFVNTVVLRSHVDGGRTFRDFAADVKHTVLEAFEHQDVPFERVVDEVQPSRDTSRSPLFQAMVTLQNSGAKLPSFTGLTAAELAVPMTTASFDLTFEFAENGDQLRGLVNYNTDLFDAATIERLIGHLRTLLTTVADDPDRPLAELPLLTSPEVAQLIEWSGTTSEVPATTFPEIFAAQAAVTPNATALVHNDIRLTFAELDDRSSQLAAELVDRGAATDRIVAVSMPRSAEAVIAILAVHKAGAAVLYLDPELPADRAAFIKADAQPVLVLTSASSDAEPRPLPAPQLDSAAYVIYTSGSTGMPKGVVISHRALTNLHFDHGDDFADGRWLKVALTASLSFDASWEGLLLMAGGHELHIVDPETVLDHDVDLINSTPSFIRHLLATGRPMPPVLVLGAEAVDEQLWHDLQQLPGTRAYNLYGPTECTVDATIAPIVGRRPVIGRPLSNLRTYVLDDSLRPVPVGVAGQLHIAGVQLARGYLNRPGLTAASFIANPFGAGRLYATGDRVRWTTDGSLEYLGRIDEQVKLRGFRVEPGEIEAALLRLPSIEQAAVVVRDNRLVGYVVGDSSDLRDRLRESLPDYMVPTVFVPMGQLPVTTSGKVDRKALPAPVIAAEEWVGPRTENERILAGIWADALGVERVGVTDNFFALGGDSILSIQVVSRARAAGLTLVSKDVFRHQTIAELARVVRAEQAIVTDAGGTAPVTPIQAWFLNSGIDALTMSLVAELGPDTDVDRLRSALVKVIAHHDALRTRFTHVDGLWQQEVQDECEHVGWSFDAPSLALTINHLVVDGVSWRILLDDIESAYHGRPLPPKTTSYVDWARRVAAHDFSADRPYWEHTASVDGSLPVDLEERLGPARRSPSGWTPRPRMHCCARSRRRTGRRPTTCC, from the coding sequence ATGACGACATCCAGGCAGAGCCGCATCGACGCGCTGCCGGCGGAACTGCGCGAGCAGCTCAGGCGACGTCTCGCCGGGCGGGCGAAGGCGTCCGACGGCATCCCGCGCGCCGATCGCCACTCGGCGCTGCCGCTGTCGTACGCCCAGCAGCGCCTGTGGTTCCTGGACGAGTTGCGGCCGGGGGAGTCGGAGTACAACAGCGCCGTCGCGCTGCGGCTGTCCGGTTCCCTCGACGTGGCCGCGCTGGAACAGGCCATCGGCGCGCTGGTCGCCCGGCACGAGTCGTTGCGTACCACGGTGTCCGTTGTGGACGGGGTCGCGGTGCAGTCGATCGCCGACACGGTCGACGTGCCGCTGCGGGTGATCGCGGAGCCGGCCGACCTGGACGAGGTGCTGGCCGACGAGTACTCGCGGCCGTTCGACCTGCGGAAAGGCCCGCTGCTGCGGGCGCTTCTGATCCGGCTGGCCGCCGAGGACCACGTGTTGCTGCTGACCGCGCACCACGTGGTCACCGACGGCGCCTCGATGGGTATCATGATCGACGAGCTGGGTCGCCTGTACGGCGGCGCAACGCTGGCCGAGCTGACCGTGCAGTACGCGGACTACGCCGTGTGGCAGCGCGGCCGCGCGCTGGACAAGCACCTGGAGTACTGGACCTCGCGGCTGGCCGGAGTGGAGCCGCTGGAGCTGCCGACCGATCGGCCGCGGCCGGCGGTGCGGACCTCGGCCGGTGCCGTGCACGACTTCCGGCTGCCGGCAACGCTTTCGGCGCGCTTGACGGAGCTCGCCCGTGAGCACGACACGACCTTGTACGCCGTGCTGGTGGCGGCCTGTCAGCTGCTGCTGGCCCGGTACACCGGCCGGTCGGACATCGCGGTCGGCTCGGTGGTGAACGTCCGCAACCGGCCCGAGCTGGAACGGATGGTCGGCTTCTTCGTCAACACCGTGGTGCTGCGGTCCACTGTGGACGACGAGGTGTCCTTCGGCGACTTCCTGGCCCAGGTCAGGGAGACGGTGCTGGCCTCGCTGGCCCACGCCGAAGCCCCGTTCGACAAGGTCGTCGAGGCAATGCGCCTGGAACGCGATCCCAGTCGAAACCCGCTGTTCGACGTGCTCGTGCTGCTGCACGGGGCATCTGACGCCGCACCCGAATTCGGCGCGCTGTCGGTCGAGCCGATCGACGTGAGCCGGCGGTCGGCCACCTTCGACCTCAGCTTCGAGTTCCAGGACACCCCCGACGGGCTGGCCGGATCCGTCGAATACAGCACCGATCTGTTCGACGAGGACACCGTCGCGCGGATGACCGAGCACCTTTCCACGCTGCTGATGGAGATCACGTCGGTCCGGCGGGTGGGCGACCTGCCGATCGTTACCGTCGGCGAGCGGACTCGGCTGCTCGTCGAGGCCAACGACACCGCGCTGGACGTGACGGCCTCCAGCATTGTCGAGGTCTTCGAGGACACTGTCCGCACGGCACCGACGGCCCGGGCACTTGTGTTCCAGGACACAGAGTTCACCTACGCCGAGCTCAACGCCCGGGTGAACCGGTTGGCGCATCACCTGATCACTTTGGGCGCGGGCCCGGAGCGGGTGATTGCCCTTGCGCTGCCCCGTTCGGCCGAGCTGGTCATCGCCATGCTGGCCGTGTTCAAGACCGGTGCGGTCTACCTGCCGGTCGACCGCGGTCTGCCGAAGGACCGGGTTGATCTGCTGCTTCGCGACGCCGGCACCACACTTGTGGTGGTCGCCGAGGATGACACCACCACACCTGTGGTGGGTGGTCGGGTGGTGCTTTCGGAGGCCGACGGGCAGCACGAGACCAACCCCGACCGTCCCGTGCGGACGGACAGCACCGCGTACATCATCTACACCTCCGGCTCCACCGGCACCCCCAAGGGCGTCGCGGTCGAGCACCGGAACCTGGTCAACCTGCTGTTCAACCACCGCAACGACTTCGCCGCCGGCCGGCGGCTGCGGGTGGCGACCACCGCCGTGTTCTCCTTCGACACCTCGCTCGAGGGCCCGGTGCTGCTGGCCGACGGCCACGAGCTGCACGTGATCGACGACGAGACCCGGATGGACGCCGACGCGCTGGTGGACTACGTGGCGCGCAACGGGATCGACTTCCTCGACCTCACCCCGACCTACCTGCGGCAACTGCTGCCGGCCGGGTTGCTGACCGATCCGCGTCACCGGCCCGGCGTGCTGATGCTCGGCGGCGAGGCCCTGAGCGACGAGCTCTGGCAGGAGCTCTCAGCCGTCGACGGGACGACCGCCCACAACTTCTACGGCCCCACCGAGTGCACAGTCGACGCCCTGTCCTGTGTCGTCGCCGGTGATCAGTCCTCTTTGGGCCGTCCGCTGCGGAACATGCAGGCGTACGTGCTGGACGACTACCTGCGGCCGGTGCCGACCGGTGTCGTGGGGGAGCTGTGCCTGGCCGGCGCGCAGGTCGCCCGCGGCTACCTCAACCGCCCTGGCCTGACCGCCGATCGTTTCGTGGCCAACCCATTCGGCGACGGCCGGCTCTACCGGACCGGGGACCTGGTGCGCTGGCGTGCCGACGGGCGGCTGGAGTACATCGGCCGGGCCGACGATCAGGTCAAGATCCGCGGCTTCCGGATCGAGCCCGGCGAGATCGAGGCGGCGCTGCTCCGCCTGCCCGAGGTGACCGAGGCCGCGGTCGTGGTGCGGGACAACAGACTTGTCGGTTACGTGGTGGGAGACGCGTCCTCGCTGCGGGAGCGGCTTCGCGAGTCGTTGCCGGACTACATGGTGCCGGCGGTGTTCGTGCAGCTGGAGCGCCTGCCGGTGAGCAGCACCGGCAAGCTGGACCGCAACGCGCTGCCGGCGCCGGTCGTGCAGACCGCGGAGTGGGTCGCGCCGCGCACCGACAACGAGCGGCTGCTGGCCGAGATCTGGGCCGGCGTGCTCGGCAGCGAGCGCGTCGGCGTGCAGGACAACTTCTTCGCGCTGGGCGGCGACTCCATCCTCAGCATCCAGGTGGTGTCCCGCGCTCGGGCCGCCGGACTGCGGCTGACCTCGCGTGATCTGTTCACCCACCAGACGATCGCCGAGCTGGCGCTGGTCGTCCGCAGCTCGGCCGACGTCGCGGTGCCGGTGATCGAGGGGCCCGCCCCGCTGACCCCGATCCAGCACTGGTTCTTCGAGACCTACGGGCCGCTGAACCACTTCACCATGTCGATGCTGCTGGAGCTCCCGTCCGATGTGGACCGTGACCGGTTGAGCACCGCGATCGACACCGTGATTGCTGAGCACGAGGCGCTGCGGACCCGTTTCACCTGCGCAGAGGGGGTCTGGCGGCAGGAACCGACGGCCGCGCCGACCGGTGTTCTGGAGACCGGCACGGAGATCAGCCGCGACGGTCTCGACATCACCACCGGTCGCATGGTGAAGGCGATCTTCATCCCGGGCGAGACCCCGTTGCTGTTCCTCGCCGTGCACCACCTCGCCGTGGATGGTGTGTCGCTGCGGCTGCTGCTCGGCGACATCGAGGCCGCGTACGAAGGCCGGCCGTCGGAGCCCACCGGCACGGCGTTCACCCAGTGGTCACACCGGCTCAACGGGCACACCTTCGACGAGGATCTGCCCTACTGGCAGCAGATTCCCGCCGCCGAGCCGCTGCCCACCGACTACGTCGGTGAGAACATCGCCGGCTCCACCCGCACCATCTCCGTCGGCCTCGGCCGTGACGAGACCGATGCCCTGCTGCACAAGGTCCCGGATGTCTATCGCACGCAGGTCAACGACGTCCTGCTGAGCGCACTCGGGCAGGCGCTGGCCGAGTGGACCGGCCGCGACGACGTCCTGATCGCCTTGGAGGGGCACGGTCGCGAGGACCTGTTCGACGGCGTCGACCTGTCCCGCACGATCGGCTGGTTCACCACGCAGTTCCCGGTCGCCCTGACGATCCCGGGCGGCCATGACTGGGACCGGACGCTCAAGTCGGTCAAGGAGCAGCTCCGGGCGGTACCGCAGCGCGGCCTGAGCTACGAGGCCCTACGCTACCTCGGCGGGCACTCGTTGCCCCCGCTGCCGGGGATCTGCTTCAACTACCACGGTCAGTGGGAATCCGGTGCGGCCGGACTGTTCCGTGGGCAGCGCGAGACGCCCGGCTTCGAGCTCGCGCCGGACGAGCGCAATGCCTACCTGCTCGACGTCGCCGGCGCGGTCGAGGGCGGCGAACTGACCCTGACCTGGCTGTATTCCGACAATCTGTACGACCGGCAGACCGTGCGGCGGCTGGCCGACGGGATGCTGCGCGCCCTACGGGAGATCATCGGCCACTGCGCCTGGCCGCTGGCCGGCGGCCGCACGCCGTCCGACTTCCCGCTGGCCCGCCTGGACCAGTCCACTGTGGACGAGCTGGTCGGCGACGGCCGCAACGTCGAGGACATCTACCCGCTGACCCCGTTGCAGGCCGGCATGCTGTTCCACAGCCTGGTCGAGCCGGAGATCTACGTCGACCAGGCGCGGATGGTGCTCGACGGCATCGCCGACCCGGCGGCGTTCGGCGCGGCCTGGCAGGCGGTCGTGGACCGGACCCCGGCCCTGCGTACCCGGCTGGCCTGGGACGGCCTGGACGAGCCGGTGCAGATCGTGCAGCGGCACGTCACCGTGCCGATCAGCTACCAGGACTCGGACGACACAGACCTCGACCTTACTCAAGCCCCGCTGATGCGCCTGGCCATCGTGCCGCTCGGCGGGGACCGCGTCCGGCTGACCTGGACCTCGCACCACATCATGCTCGACGGGTGGAGCCTCGGGCAGGTTCTGGAAGAGGTCTGCGCCCAGTACGGCGGCCAGGTTGCCACCGTGCGCCGGCCGTTCCGCGACTACCTGTCGTGGCTGGCGGCGCAGGATTCCTCGTCGGCGGAGACGTACTGGCGGGAGGCGCTCGCCGGGTTCGAGGCACCGACGCCGCTGCCGTACGACCGGCAGCCGGCGCAGGCCCACCAGGCCCGCTCGGCGCAGTCGGTGCAGGTGACGCTGTCGGAGGATCAGTCCAACCGGCTGCGGGAGTTCGCGCAGCGCAACGGATTGACGGTGAACACGGTCGTGCAGGGCGCCTGGGCGTTGCTGCTGGCGCGTCAGAGCGGCTCGGACGACGTCGTGTTCGGCACCACCGTCTCCGGCCGGCCCGACGATCTGCCGGGCGTCGAGTCGATGATCGGCATGTTCATCAACACCATCCCGACTCGCGTGCAGGTCCGGAGCCAGGACCGGCTCGTGCCGTGGCTGAGGGAGGTGCAGGACCGGCAGACCGAGGCCCGCCGGCACGACTTCGTAGCCCTGGGCAAGCTCCGCGCCTACAGTGACGTTCCCGCTGGTCAGAGCCTGTTCGACAGCATGGTGGCGTTCGAGAACTACCCGTTCGACGAGCGGGCCGGCGTGGCCGTGCGGCACGTGGAGGCCACGGACAGCACCAACTTCCCGGTCGTGCTGCGGGCGTTTCTCGACCGCCGGCTGACCTTCGAGCTGGCCACCGACCCCGACCTGTTCGACGTCCGGACCGCCCGCACTCTCGCCGCTCGGCTGGAGACGCTGATCGTCAACTTCACTGACGATGAGCTGCGCAACCTGCCGTGGATGTCCGACGCCGAGCGGCACGACGTGCTCGCCGGCTGGCAGGGCACGGCCGTCGACCTGCCGGCCCCGACCATCACGTCGTTGTTCGCCGTGCAGGTCAAGGCCACGCCGAACGCCGTCGCGGTCACGTCCGAGGGGACGAGTCTGTCCTATTCGGACCTGAACGCGCGAGCGAACCGGTTGGCGCACAAGCTGATCGCTGAAGGCGCTGGGCCGGAGACGTTCGTCGCCCTGTGCCTGCCCCGGACCGCTGACCTGGTAATCGCCGTGCTGGCGGTGTTGAAGTCCGGGGCGGCCTACCTGCCGATCGACCCGGACTACCCGCAGGACCGCATCTCGCGGATGGTCGAAGACAGCGGAGCGCTTCTCACGCTGACCTCGGTCGATGCCGATGATCAGCCGTCGACCGACCCGGTGATCACCGTCGCACCGGAGAGCCCGGCCTATCTGATCTACACCTCCGGGTCCACCGGCGTGCCCAAGGGCGTGGTTGTCACGCACGCCAACGTGACCAGGCTGTTCGCGTCGACCAGGGACCTGTTCTCCTTCGACGGCAACGATGTCTGGACGCTGTTCCACTCGTACGCGTTCGACTTCTCGGTGTGGGAGCTGTGGGGACCGCTGTTGCACGGCGGCCGGCTCGTCGTCGTTCCGCACGCGATCTCCCGGTCGCCGCGGGACTTCCTACGGCTGCTCGTGGACGAGCGCGTCACCGTGCTCAACCAGACGCCGTCCGCCTTCTACCAGCTGGAACCGGTCGAGGGCCTGGCCCTGCGGTACGTGATCTTCGGCGGCGAGGCGCTCGATGCCCGGCGGCTGGAGGCGTGGTGGGGTCGCGTCGAGCTGGTCAACATGTACGGCATCACCGAGACGACCGTGCACGTCACGCACCGGGCGCTCGATGCCGCAGCTGGCAACACGATCGGCGTCGGCCTGCCGGACCTGCGGGTGTACGTGTTGGATGCGGACCTGAATCCGGTGCCGCCCGGCGTGATCGGGGAGATGTACGTCGCCGGCGCCGGTCTCGCGCGCGGCTACCTCAACCGCCCCGGCCTGACCGCGTCCCGGTTCATCGCCAACCCGTTTATGCCTGGCACCCGGATGTATCGAACCGGAGACCTCGCGCGGTGGCGGGCCGACGGCGAGTTGGAGTACTTCGGCCGCGCCGACCACCAGGTCAAGATCCGCGGCTTCCGCATCGAACTCGGCGAGATCGAGGCGGCCCTGTTGACGTCGCCGCAGGTCAGCGCCACGGCCGTGATTCCGCGTGAGGACACGCCCGGGCACCACCGGCTCGTCGCCTACGTTGTGGGAGAGGCCGCAGACCTGCGGGAGCACCTGGCCAAGTCGTTGCCGGACCACATGATCCCGGCCGCCTTCGTCGAGGTCGACGAGATCCCGTTGACCCGCAACGGCAAGCTCGACCGCCGGGCCCTGCCCGCGCCCGAGGTCGTCAGCCGTGGCTACGTCGCGCCGGTCACCGAGGAGCAGCGCACAATCGCCGCCATCTGGGCCGACACGCTCGGCGTCGAGCGGGTTGGCTTGGAGGACAACTACTTCGAGCTGGGTGGCGACTCCATCCTTAGTATCCGGATCACCTCTCGGCTGCGGGCCGAGTTCGGTGTCGAGGTGTCGCCGCGCGTCCTGTTCACGGCCCCGACCGTCGCCGCGTTGGCGGACGCGCTGCCTGCGACCAGCGAAGTCACCGTCATCCCGGCTGTGCCCCGCGACGGCGAGCTGCCGCTGTCCTATGCACAGCAACGACTCTGGTTCCTGCACCAGTTCGAGCCCGACAGCACCGAATACACCACGGTGTTCGCCGTGCGGCTGCTCGGCGCTCTGGACGTATCGAGACTCCGCACGGCGCTGACGACGTTGATCGCCCGGCACGAGTCGCTGCGCACCACCATCTCCGACCGGCCGAGCCTGGTCGTGCATCCGCCCTACGAAGCGGAATTCACCGACGTCGAAGGCCCGTTCGACCTGGTCAACGGCCCGCTGCTGCGGATACGCCTGACGTCGGCCTCCCCGCGTGCGCACGAGCTCGTGCTGTCGATGCACCACATCATCACCGACGGCTGGTCCATCGGCATCCTCGTCGACGAACTCTCCGCCCTGTACAACGGCTTGGAGCTACCCCCTACCGGTATCCAGTACGCAGACTTCGCCGCCTGGCAACGTGATCAGGACCTGGACGGACAGCTGACCTTCTGGCGTTCAAGGCTGCGCGACGTCCCGGCGCTGGAGCTGCCGACCGACCGTCCCCGGCCGGCGACGCAAACCCACAACGGCGCGGCCATCGAGTTCGACCTGCCGACCGTTCGCCTGGCCGACTGCACGCTGTTCATGACGCTCGTCGCCGCCTGCCAGGCCCTGCTGGCCCGGTGGACCGGCCAGGACGACATCGCGGTCGGCACCGTGACGTCCGGTCGGGACAACGCGCAGCTGGAACGCGTGGTCGGCATGTTCGTCAACACGGTCGTCCTCCGGTCCCATGTGGACGGTGGTCGAACGTTCCGCGACTTCGCCGCCGACGTCAAGCACACCGTGCTGGAGGCCTTCGAGCATCAGGACGTTCCGTTCGAGCGGGTGGTCGACGAGGTACAGCCGTCGCGCGACACCAGTCGGTCGCCGCTGTTCCAGGCCATGGTGACCCTGCAGAACAGCGGGGCCAAGCTGCCGTCCTTCACTGGCCTGACCGCCGCCGAGCTGGCCGTGCCGATGACCACGGCCAGCTTCGACCTGACCTTCGAGTTCGCCGAGAACGGCGATCAGCTGCGGGGTCTGGTCAACTACAACACCGACCTGTTCGACGCCGCGACCATCGAACGGCTCATCGGCCACCTGCGGACGCTGCTGACCACAGTCGCCGACGACCCTGACCGTCCGCTGGCCGAGCTGCCCCTGCTCACGTCACCCGAGGTCGCGCAGCTGATCGAGTGGTCCGGGACGACCTCCGAGGTGCCGGCGACCACGTTTCCGGAGATCTTTGCCGCTCAGGCCGCCGTCACTCCGAACGCCACCGCCCTGGTGCACAACGACATCCGGCTGACCTTCGCCGAGCTCGACGACCGGTCCTCGCAGCTGGCCGCCGAGCTGGTCGATCGCGGTGCCGCCACCGATCGCATTGTGGCGGTGTCGATGCCACGCTCGGCCGAAGCCGTGATCGCCATCCTGGCCGTGCACAAGGCTGGCGCGGCGGTGCTGTACCTGGACCCGGAACTGCCGGCCGACCGTGCGGCGTTCATCAAGGCCGACGCGCAGCCGGTGCTGGTGCTGACATCTGCGAGCTCAGACGCCGAGCCGCGGCCGCTGCCGGCCCCGCAGCTCGACAGCGCCGCCTACGTCATCTACACCTCCGGCTCCACGGGCATGCCCAAGGGCGTGGTGATCAGCCATCGGGCCCTGACCAACCTGCACTTCGACCACGGCGATGACTTCGCCGACGGCCGGTGGCTGAAGGTCGCGCTCACCGCATCGCTGTCGTTCGACGCGTCGTGGGAAGGCCTGCTGCTCATGGCCGGTGGCCACGAGCTGCACATCGTCGACCCGGAGACGGTGCTGGACCATGACGTCGACCTGATCAACTCCACGCCGTCGTTCATCCGGCACCTGCTGGCCACCGGCCGGCCGATGCCGCCGGTCCTGGTGCTCGGGGCCGAGGCTGTCGACGAGCAGCTCTGGCATGACCTGCAACAACTTCCCGGCACGCGGGCCTACAACCTGTACGGCCCCACGGAGTGCACGGTTGACGCCACCATCGCACCGATCGTCGGGCGCCGGCCGGTGATCGGCCGGCCGCTGAGCAACCTCCGCACCTACGTCCTGGACGACTCGCTGCGGCCGGTGCCGGTCGGCGTGGCCGGGCAGCTGCACATTGCCGGCGTCCAGCTGGCCCGCGGCTACCTCAACCGCCCTGGTCTCACTGCCGCCAGCTTCATCGCCAACCCGTTCGGCGCCGGCCGCCTCTACGCCACCGGCGACCGTGTCCGCTGGACCACCGACGGATCCCTGGAATACCTGGGCCGCATCGACGAGCAGGTCAAACTGCGCGGCTTCCGTGTCGAACCGGGCGAGATCGAGGCCGCCCTGCTGCGGCTGCCGTCGATCGAGCAGGCCGCCGTCGTCGTGCGGGACAACCGGCTTGTCGGGTACGTGGTGGGGGACTCCTCCGATCTGCGGGACCGGCTGCGGGAGTCGTTGCCGGACTACATGGTGCCGACGGTGTTCGTGCCGATGGGCCAGTTGCCGGTCACGACCAGCGGCAAGGTCGACCGCAAGGCCCTGCCGGCCCCGGTGATCGCGGCCGAGGAGTGGGTCGGGCCGCGCACCGAGAACGAGCGGATCCTGGCCGGGATCTGGGCCGACGCATTGGGTGTCGAGCGCGTCGGCGTGACGGACAACTTCTTCGCGCTGGGCGGCGACTCCATCCTGAGCATCCAGGTCGTGTCCCGGGCCCGCGCGGCCGGTCTGACGCTGGTGTCCAAGGACGTCTTCCGGCACCAGACGATCGCCGAGCTGGCCCGGGTCGTACGGGCCGAGCAGGCCATCGTCACCGACGCGGGCGGGACGGCCCCGGTCACACCGATTCAGGCGTGGTTCCTCAACAGCGGCATCGACGCGTTGACCATGTCGCTGGTGGCCGAGCTCGGCCCGGATACCGATGTGGACCGCCTGCGTTCGGCCCTGGTCAAGGTGATCGCCCACCACGACGCGTTGCGCACGAGGTTCACGCACGTGGATGGCCTGTGGCAGCAGGAGGTTCAGGACGAGTGCGAGCACGTTGGCTGGAGTTTCGACGCGCCCAGCCTGGCGTTGACCATCAACCACCTGGTTGTCGACGGAGTGTCGTGGCGGATCCTTCTGGACGACATCGAGTCGGCCTACCACGGCCGGCCGCTGCCGCCCAAGACGACGTCCTATGTGGACTGGGCTCGTCGTGTTGCCGCCCACGACTTCTCGGCCGACCGGCCATACTGGGAGCACACGGCCTCGGTGGACGGCAGCCTGCCGGTCGATCTTGAGGAACGCCTCGGACCAGCGAGACGATCTCCGTCCGGCTGGACGCCGAGACCACGGATGCATTGCTGCGCAAGGTCCCGGAGGCGTACCGGACGCAGGCCAACGACGTGCTGCTGA